Proteins from a genomic interval of Phyllopteryx taeniolatus isolate TA_2022b chromosome 3, UOR_Ptae_1.2, whole genome shotgun sequence:
- the ptgesl gene encoding prostaglandin E synthase 2 isoform X3, with protein MAVRSYWILAETGTRCRIRRLENTSPTCQTTSNAAPAGGASPSASPSLTLYQYQTCPFCSKVRAFMDYHGLAYRVVEVNPVMRREIKWSTYRKVPILMVDEHLQLNDSSVIISSLKTYLVSKGSSMSDILRCYPELKSVNDSGKEVTEYSNKYWLMLTEDETAAVYPDKGMQKEEMKWRQWADDWLVHLISPNVYRSTSEALASFDYIVREGKFGALEGVFAKYVGAAAMFVIAKRLKSRHNLQDDVRQDLYKAVNDWVAAVGKKRKFMGGERPNLADLIFTYHVHLERSPRDKWGSLYTAVFGVLRVMEGLEAFDDMMANTKVKPWYRRMEAATRNHNDRS; from the exons atggctgtacGAAGTTACTGGATATTGGCAGAAACTGGAACACGGTGTCGTATACGCCGGTtggagaacacctctccaacgtgccagacgacatcgaat GCGGCCCCTGCAGGAGGTGCTTCGCCGTCGGCTTCTCCATCTCTGACGCTGTACCAGTACCAAACGTGTCCATTCTGCAGCAAAGTGCGAGCCTTCATGGACTACCACGGCCTGGCCTACCGCGTGGTGGAGGTGAACCCCGTCATGCGACGGGAGATCAAGTGGTCGACCTACAGGAAGGTTCCCATCCTCATGGTGGACGAGCACCTG CAACTGAACGACTCGTCTGTCATCATCAGCTCACTCAAGACCTACTTAGTCAGCAA gggttcTAGCATGTCAGACATTTTGCGCTGTTACCCCGAGCTGAAATCTGTGAACGACAGCGGCAAGGAGGTGACAGAGTACAGCAACAAGTATTGGCTCATGCTCACCGAGGACGAGACGGCCGCCGTCTACCCCGACAAAGGCATGCAGAA GGAAGAGATGAAGTGGCGTCAGTGGGCCGACGACTGGCTGGTGCACCTGATCTCGCCTAACGTGTACCGCAGCACCAGCGAGGCCCTGGCCTCCTTCGACTACATCGTGCGAGAGGGCAAGTTCGGCGCTCTGGAGGGAGTCTTCGCTAAGTACGTTGGCGCCGCCGCCATGTTTGTCATCGCCAAGCGCCTCAAGAGCCG ACACAATCTTCAGGACGATGTGCGTCAGGACCTGTACAAGGCCGTCAACGACTGGGTGGCGGCTGTCGGCAAGAAGAGGAAGTTCATGGGCGGAGAGCGGCCCAACTTGGCCGACCTG attttcacctatcatgTGCATCTGGAACGTAGCCCTCGTGATAaatggggttcactgtatact GCGGTGTTTGGCGTCCTGCGTGTGATGGAGGGCCTGGAGGCCTTCGACGACATGATGGCCAACACCAAGGTGAAGCCGTGGTaccggcgcatggaggcggccACGCGCAACCACAATGACCGCTCATAG
- the ptgesl gene encoding prostaglandin E synthase 2 isoform X1, with amino-acid sequence MHCGTLCKANMAAACARSLGKVGWTIVQSPVLRRPGNGALLPGNAGSRVSRRSYFGGGGRTGALSGLLWSLRGGGTRALSCAFLVGGGVGLYHTFKFYWDQQRHLAQEQAQAAPAGGASPSASPSLTLYQYQTCPFCSKVRAFMDYHGLAYRVVEVNPVMRREIKWSTYRKVPILMVDEHLQLNDSSVIISSLKTYLVSKGSSMSDILRCYPELKSVNDSGKEVTEYSNKYWLMLTEDETAAVYPDKGMQKEEMKWRQWADDWLVHLISPNVYRSTSEALASFDYIVREGKFGALEGVFAKYVGAAAMFVIAKRLKSRHNLQDDVRQDLYKAVNDWVAAVGKKRKFMGGERPNLADLIFTYHVHLERSPRDKWGSLYTAVFGVLRVMEGLEAFDDMMANTKVKPWYRRMEAATRNHNDRS; translated from the exons ATGCATTGTGGGACTTTATGTAAAGCCAACATGGCGGCCGCCTGCGCCAGATCCCTGGGTAAGGTCGGTTGGACGATTGTGCAAAGTCCTGTTCTCCGCCGACCCGGCAACGGCGCCCTCCTGCCGGGGAACGCCGGCTCTCGAGTGTCCCGGAGGTCCTActtcggcggcggcggcaggaCTGGAGCCCTCTCTGGACTGCTGTGGTCTTTGCGGGGAGGCGGAACCCGTGCGCTGAGCTGCGCCTTCCTGGTCGGCGGCGGTGTTGGGCTCTATCATACCTTTAAATTCTACTGGGACCAGCAGCGACACCTGGCGCAGGAGCAAGCCCAG GCGGCCCCTGCAGGAGGTGCTTCGCCGTCGGCTTCTCCATCTCTGACGCTGTACCAGTACCAAACGTGTCCATTCTGCAGCAAAGTGCGAGCCTTCATGGACTACCACGGCCTGGCCTACCGCGTGGTGGAGGTGAACCCCGTCATGCGACGGGAGATCAAGTGGTCGACCTACAGGAAGGTTCCCATCCTCATGGTGGACGAGCACCTG CAACTGAACGACTCGTCTGTCATCATCAGCTCACTCAAGACCTACTTAGTCAGCAA gggttcTAGCATGTCAGACATTTTGCGCTGTTACCCCGAGCTGAAATCTGTGAACGACAGCGGCAAGGAGGTGACAGAGTACAGCAACAAGTATTGGCTCATGCTCACCGAGGACGAGACGGCCGCCGTCTACCCCGACAAAGGCATGCAGAA GGAAGAGATGAAGTGGCGTCAGTGGGCCGACGACTGGCTGGTGCACCTGATCTCGCCTAACGTGTACCGCAGCACCAGCGAGGCCCTGGCCTCCTTCGACTACATCGTGCGAGAGGGCAAGTTCGGCGCTCTGGAGGGAGTCTTCGCTAAGTACGTTGGCGCCGCCGCCATGTTTGTCATCGCCAAGCGCCTCAAGAGCCG ACACAATCTTCAGGACGATGTGCGTCAGGACCTGTACAAGGCCGTCAACGACTGGGTGGCGGCTGTCGGCAAGAAGAGGAAGTTCATGGGCGGAGAGCGGCCCAACTTGGCCGACCTG attttcacctatcatgTGCATCTGGAACGTAGCCCTCGTGATAaatggggttcactgtatact GCGGTGTTTGGCGTCCTGCGTGTGATGGAGGGCCTGGAGGCCTTCGACGACATGATGGCCAACACCAAGGTGAAGCCGTGGTaccggcgcatggaggcggccACGCGCAACCACAATGACCGCTCATAG
- the ptgesl gene encoding prostaglandin E synthase 2 isoform X2 has product MHCGTLCKANMAAACARSLGKVGWTIVQSPVLRRPGNGALLPGNAGSRVSRRSYFGGGGRTGALSGLLWSLRGGGTRALSCAFLVGGGVGLYHTFKFYWDQQRHLAQEQAQAAPAGGASPSASPSLTLYQYQTCPFCSKVRAFMDYHGLAYRVVEVNPVMRREIKWSTYRKVPILMVDEHLQLNDSSVIISSLKTYLVSKGSSMSDILRCYPELKSVNDSGKEVTEYSNKYWLMLTEDETAAVYPDKGMQKEEMKWRQWADDWLVHLISPNVYRSTSEALASFDYIVREGKFGALEGVFAKYVGAAAMFVIAKRLKSRHNLQDDVRQDLYKAVNDWVAAVGKKRKFMGGERPNLADLAVFGVLRVMEGLEAFDDMMANTKVKPWYRRMEAATRNHNDRS; this is encoded by the exons ATGCATTGTGGGACTTTATGTAAAGCCAACATGGCGGCCGCCTGCGCCAGATCCCTGGGTAAGGTCGGTTGGACGATTGTGCAAAGTCCTGTTCTCCGCCGACCCGGCAACGGCGCCCTCCTGCCGGGGAACGCCGGCTCTCGAGTGTCCCGGAGGTCCTActtcggcggcggcggcaggaCTGGAGCCCTCTCTGGACTGCTGTGGTCTTTGCGGGGAGGCGGAACCCGTGCGCTGAGCTGCGCCTTCCTGGTCGGCGGCGGTGTTGGGCTCTATCATACCTTTAAATTCTACTGGGACCAGCAGCGACACCTGGCGCAGGAGCAAGCCCAG GCGGCCCCTGCAGGAGGTGCTTCGCCGTCGGCTTCTCCATCTCTGACGCTGTACCAGTACCAAACGTGTCCATTCTGCAGCAAAGTGCGAGCCTTCATGGACTACCACGGCCTGGCCTACCGCGTGGTGGAGGTGAACCCCGTCATGCGACGGGAGATCAAGTGGTCGACCTACAGGAAGGTTCCCATCCTCATGGTGGACGAGCACCTG CAACTGAACGACTCGTCTGTCATCATCAGCTCACTCAAGACCTACTTAGTCAGCAA gggttcTAGCATGTCAGACATTTTGCGCTGTTACCCCGAGCTGAAATCTGTGAACGACAGCGGCAAGGAGGTGACAGAGTACAGCAACAAGTATTGGCTCATGCTCACCGAGGACGAGACGGCCGCCGTCTACCCCGACAAAGGCATGCAGAA GGAAGAGATGAAGTGGCGTCAGTGGGCCGACGACTGGCTGGTGCACCTGATCTCGCCTAACGTGTACCGCAGCACCAGCGAGGCCCTGGCCTCCTTCGACTACATCGTGCGAGAGGGCAAGTTCGGCGCTCTGGAGGGAGTCTTCGCTAAGTACGTTGGCGCCGCCGCCATGTTTGTCATCGCCAAGCGCCTCAAGAGCCG ACACAATCTTCAGGACGATGTGCGTCAGGACCTGTACAAGGCCGTCAACGACTGGGTGGCGGCTGTCGGCAAGAAGAGGAAGTTCATGGGCGGAGAGCGGCCCAACTTGGCCGACCTG GCGGTGTTTGGCGTCCTGCGTGTGATGGAGGGCCTGGAGGCCTTCGACGACATGATGGCCAACACCAAGGTGAAGCCGTGGTaccggcgcatggaggcggccACGCGCAACCACAATGACCGCTCATAG